ATACCCATCAGCAGTGCTCTGTGATATCCACCCTCTAATCCTCGCTACAGAAGTCAGCGCTTCCTGCCATTTCAGCACTTCTTCCGAACTGCACTTcatctcatcatcaaagtcACCGCGTCGGCGACCCAAATCAACAACATCCACATTATAGAATACAGGGAAGACCAATTTGTCATCCCTTCTGCGGCAATCCATGATCGCGGCGAGCTCCTCGAGGCACCATGTACTACTCGCATACCCTCGGGAGATGATGGGTATCGCGATTTTACATCTACTGATGGCCCAGACAAGCTGCTCCGTGCCTTTCTCCTTGCGGACCGGGAGCGCGCAATCGTTGCGTGACACGCGGACCCCAGAATCCAGCAGCCTCTTGTAGAGGTGATAGACGAAGCCAGTGCGATCGTATGcacctctgaaactcaagaacacatcaTAGCAGGTTGGTAGggcttccatcttcttcttccttctcttctttcttctcctaattttctctttctccgtCTCGATACGAGGGGTTCTCAAATGCACGAATTGATCAAGTTATTTATTAGTTGTGAAtctcattttcattattgatttaAGCATTGGAAGTCCAATTCGAGTCTCTACAATCGCAATGTCCAAT
This genomic stretch from Eucalyptus grandis isolate ANBG69807.140 chromosome 3, ASM1654582v1, whole genome shotgun sequence harbors:
- the LOC104430536 gene encoding toll/interleukin-1 receptor-like protein, producing the protein MEALPTCYDVFLSFRGAYDRTGFVYHLYKRLLDSGVRVSRNDCALPVRKEKGTEQLVWAISRCKIAIPIISRGYASSTWCLEELAAIMDCRRRDDKLVFPVFYNVDVVDLGRRRGDFDDEMKCSSEEVLKWQEALTSVARIRGWISQSTADGIWGKVGIKL